Proteins from a single region of Apostichopus japonicus isolate 1M-3 chromosome 21, ASM3797524v1, whole genome shotgun sequence:
- the LOC139962884 gene encoding E3 ubiquitin-protein ligase E3D-like isoform X3, producing the protein MANLGQIETDCNNVFLICKSCGQQLTRKIKRISPLPSDDWDGISEELWCCRSKDVAGVPPDLKMSPNREECLSGNFEYILSIPQFLEQSVVFCDKDSARSGKKVLHKIVKKVECSRCHSSIGNSLRVGKTDSISLWKFQTALVTDDINLSRLNLSNSLEQLVSSYIYNQSRSHPTFKFMLENEDHDAQILLWLISPDSLLLRTGSDQAMGMGVGVASTVLNIHSVSIMKLLYQTCWDEKGKSMKDEWSRDMMVHSFTLPTKACYQLSDILVQSTRNTPPSMRRMNGLLSILALFFLVFWRFSILSKGITTKQFLRIN; encoded by the exons ATGGCCAACCTGGGACAAATCGAAACAGATTGCAATAACGTCTTTCTTATCTGTAAATCATGCGGTCAACAACTTACAAGAAAAAT AAAGAGGATTTCGCCTTTGCCTTCTGACGATTGGGATGGGATCTCAGAGGAATTGTGGTGCTGCAGAAGTAAAGATGTAGCTGGCGTACCACCTGACTTGAAGATGTCTCCAAATCGAGAGGAATGCCTCTCGGGGAACTTTGAATATATTTTGTCTATTCCTCAGTTCTTGGAGCAATCGGTCGTGTTTTGCGATAAAGACTCTGCTAGATCTGGCAAGAAGGTG TTGCACAAAATAGTCAAGAAAGTGGAGTGTTCTCGATGCCACAGCAGTATCGGAAACAGCTTGAGAGTAG GAAAGACAGACTCTATATCTTTGTGGAAATTCCAAACAGCCCTCGTCACTGATGATATAAACTTATCGAG ACTTAACCTTAGCAACAGCCTGGAACAGTTAGTCTCCAGTTACATATACAACCAGTCCAGAAGTCACCCAACTTTCAAGTTCATGTTAGAAAATGAAGATCATGATGCCCAAATTTTG CTTTGGTTGATAAGCCCAGACAGCTTGTTACTAAGGACAGGATCAGACCAAGCAATGGGAATGGGAGTGGGTGTGGCCTCGACcgtactgaatattcatagtgtATCTATAATGAAATTACTCTATCAGACATGTTGGGATGAGAAAGGAAAGAG TATGAAGGATGAATGGAGTCGGGACATGATGGTGCATTCGTTTACTCTGCCGACTAAAGCCTGCTACCAGCTTTCTGATATTTTGGTGCAGAGTACCAGAAACACCCCTCCATCTATGAGAAGAATGAATGGATTATTA
- the LOC139962884 gene encoding E3 ubiquitin-protein ligase E3D-like isoform X1, with protein MMFGEVRTAIETVELVISENVFQKWAELPHTQCKEEGNDYKRDLQSFNLKVTPGQVTVSNACHTTKTIYLLPSNVQLVPSAYSTVDWVKGDGLHLRCKVSCSRSDVASVNGDNMANLGQIETDCNNVFLICKSCGQQLTRKIKRISPLPSDDWDGISEELWCCRSKDVAGVPPDLKMSPNREECLSGNFEYILSIPQFLEQSVVFCDKDSARSGKKVLHKIVKKVECSRCHSSIGNSLRVGKTDSISLWKFQTALVTDDINLSRLNLSNSLEQLVSSYIYNQSRSHPTFKFMLENEDHDAQILLWLISPDSLLLRTGSDQAMGMGVGVASTVLNIHSVSIMKLLYQTCWDEKGKSMKDEWSRDMMVHSFTLPTKACYQLSDILVQSTRNTPPSMRRMNGLLSILALFFLVFWRFSILSKGITTKQFLRIN; from the exons ATGATGTTCGGCGAAGTAAGAACTGCGATAGAAACGGTAGAGCTGGTCATAAGTGAAAATGTCTTCCAAAAGTGGGCAGAATTGCCCCATACACAATGTAAGGAAGAAGGAAACGATTATAAAAG GGACCTTCAAAGTTTTAACCTGAAGGTTACACCAGGACAAGTAACCGTGTCTAATGCTTGCCATACGACAAAGACCATCTACCTTCTTCCCTCCAACGTACAGTTGGTACCTTCAGCTTATTCCACCGTTGACTGGGTTAAAGGAGACGGCTTACACCTTCGATGTAAAGTGTCCTGTTCGAGGTCCGATGTAGCGTCAGTTAATGGCGACAATATGGCCAACCTGGGACAAATCGAAACAGATTGCAATAACGTCTTTCTTATCTGTAAATCATGCGGTCAACAACTTACAAGAAAAAT AAAGAGGATTTCGCCTTTGCCTTCTGACGATTGGGATGGGATCTCAGAGGAATTGTGGTGCTGCAGAAGTAAAGATGTAGCTGGCGTACCACCTGACTTGAAGATGTCTCCAAATCGAGAGGAATGCCTCTCGGGGAACTTTGAATATATTTTGTCTATTCCTCAGTTCTTGGAGCAATCGGTCGTGTTTTGCGATAAAGACTCTGCTAGATCTGGCAAGAAGGTG TTGCACAAAATAGTCAAGAAAGTGGAGTGTTCTCGATGCCACAGCAGTATCGGAAACAGCTTGAGAGTAG GAAAGACAGACTCTATATCTTTGTGGAAATTCCAAACAGCCCTCGTCACTGATGATATAAACTTATCGAG ACTTAACCTTAGCAACAGCCTGGAACAGTTAGTCTCCAGTTACATATACAACCAGTCCAGAAGTCACCCAACTTTCAAGTTCATGTTAGAAAATGAAGATCATGATGCCCAAATTTTG CTTTGGTTGATAAGCCCAGACAGCTTGTTACTAAGGACAGGATCAGACCAAGCAATGGGAATGGGAGTGGGTGTGGCCTCGACcgtactgaatattcatagtgtATCTATAATGAAATTACTCTATCAGACATGTTGGGATGAGAAAGGAAAGAG TATGAAGGATGAATGGAGTCGGGACATGATGGTGCATTCGTTTACTCTGCCGACTAAAGCCTGCTACCAGCTTTCTGATATTTTGGTGCAGAGTACCAGAAACACCCCTCCATCTATGAGAAGAATGAATGGATTATTA
- the LOC139962884 gene encoding E3 ubiquitin-protein ligase E3D-like isoform X2 codes for MMFGEVRTAIETVELVISENVFQKWAELPHTQCKEEGNDYKRDLQSFNLKVTPGQVTVSNACHTTKTIYLLPSNVQLVPSAYSTVDWVKGDGLHLRCKVSCSRSDVASVNGDNMANLGQIETDCNNVFLICKSCGQQLTRKIKRISPLPSDDWDGISEELWCCRSKDVAGVPPDLKMSPNREECLSGNFEYILSIPQFLEQSVVFCDKDSARSGKKVLHKIVKKVECSRCHSSIGNSLRVGKTDSISLWKFQTALVTDDINLSRLNLSNSLEQLVSSYIYNQSRSHPTFKFMLENEDHDAQILLWLISPDSLLLRTGSDQAMGMGVGVASTVLNIHSVSIMKLLYQTCWDEKGKSMKDEWSRDMMVHSFTLPTKACYQLSDILVQSTRNTPPSMRRMNGLLIGYLKTS; via the exons ATGATGTTCGGCGAAGTAAGAACTGCGATAGAAACGGTAGAGCTGGTCATAAGTGAAAATGTCTTCCAAAAGTGGGCAGAATTGCCCCATACACAATGTAAGGAAGAAGGAAACGATTATAAAAG GGACCTTCAAAGTTTTAACCTGAAGGTTACACCAGGACAAGTAACCGTGTCTAATGCTTGCCATACGACAAAGACCATCTACCTTCTTCCCTCCAACGTACAGTTGGTACCTTCAGCTTATTCCACCGTTGACTGGGTTAAAGGAGACGGCTTACACCTTCGATGTAAAGTGTCCTGTTCGAGGTCCGATGTAGCGTCAGTTAATGGCGACAATATGGCCAACCTGGGACAAATCGAAACAGATTGCAATAACGTCTTTCTTATCTGTAAATCATGCGGTCAACAACTTACAAGAAAAAT AAAGAGGATTTCGCCTTTGCCTTCTGACGATTGGGATGGGATCTCAGAGGAATTGTGGTGCTGCAGAAGTAAAGATGTAGCTGGCGTACCACCTGACTTGAAGATGTCTCCAAATCGAGAGGAATGCCTCTCGGGGAACTTTGAATATATTTTGTCTATTCCTCAGTTCTTGGAGCAATCGGTCGTGTTTTGCGATAAAGACTCTGCTAGATCTGGCAAGAAGGTG TTGCACAAAATAGTCAAGAAAGTGGAGTGTTCTCGATGCCACAGCAGTATCGGAAACAGCTTGAGAGTAG GAAAGACAGACTCTATATCTTTGTGGAAATTCCAAACAGCCCTCGTCACTGATGATATAAACTTATCGAG ACTTAACCTTAGCAACAGCCTGGAACAGTTAGTCTCCAGTTACATATACAACCAGTCCAGAAGTCACCCAACTTTCAAGTTCATGTTAGAAAATGAAGATCATGATGCCCAAATTTTG CTTTGGTTGATAAGCCCAGACAGCTTGTTACTAAGGACAGGATCAGACCAAGCAATGGGAATGGGAGTGGGTGTGGCCTCGACcgtactgaatattcatagtgtATCTATAATGAAATTACTCTATCAGACATGTTGGGATGAGAAAGGAAAGAG TATGAAGGATGAATGGAGTCGGGACATGATGGTGCATTCGTTTACTCTGCCGACTAAAGCCTGCTACCAGCTTTCTGATATTTTGGTGCAGAGTACCAGAAACACCCCTCCATCTATGAGAAGAATGAATGGATTATTA